The following proteins come from a genomic window of Streptomyces sp. GS7:
- a CDS encoding YciI family protein → MMRFMMLVRIDERTAPAGGPSPELMAEMGRLMDEMTKAGVLLDTAGLRPSAEGSRVRLSGGKLSVTDGPFAEAKEVIGGYALIQAASKEEAVEWAKRFLRVHGDEWEVTSEIRQVEEPPPGA, encoded by the coding sequence GTGATGCGCTTCATGATGCTGGTCCGGATCGACGAGAGGACGGCGCCCGCCGGCGGGCCGAGCCCGGAGCTGATGGCCGAGATGGGCAGGCTGATGGACGAGATGACCAAGGCCGGGGTGCTGCTGGACACGGCCGGCCTGCGGCCGAGCGCGGAGGGCAGCCGGGTGCGGCTGTCGGGCGGGAAGCTGAGCGTGACGGACGGGCCGTTCGCCGAGGCCAAGGAGGTCATCGGCGGATATGCGCTGATCCAGGCCGCCTCGAAGGAGGAGGCCGTCGAGTGGGCAAAGCGGTTCCTGCGGGTGCACGGGGACGAGTGGGAGGTCACGAGCGAGATCCGGCAGGTGGAAGAGCCGCCGCCGGGGGCGTAG
- a CDS encoding glycosyl hydrolase encodes MLFGGDAQLSGLTHLGRSPAIVRTYDTLDTAGAFPSTDETGALRSGATLLTSLGTGKNRDWASIAAGTSDAAVLTFLRAVNAAATTHHLNAIYVSFNHEPNAQIDAGKGKPAQFVAAWRHVYQLAAHAHLNARSGGHLHWVWILTASGFHQDSVANSFWPGAPYVDVVGADGYVSGGCTKQQSGNYADPARTATKPDAIFGPALTWSTTHAEGKPVFVPEWGSVPFTHPDVRPSYINAMTEYVVAHPQIGAVMYWNDHAHKDSCDYALDKDPASQRALAAMGADAHFRAHP; translated from the coding sequence GTGCTGTTCGGCGGCGACGCCCAGCTGTCCGGTCTGACACATCTCGGCCGGTCGCCGGCGATCGTGCGCACCTACGACACCCTCGACACCGCCGGCGCGTTTCCCTCCACGGACGAGACCGGCGCCCTGCGCTCCGGGGCCACCCTGCTCACCAGCCTCGGCACGGGAAAGAACCGGGACTGGGCATCGATCGCCGCGGGCACCTCGGACGCCGCCGTGCTGACATTCCTGCGTGCGGTCAACGCCGCCGCCACGACCCACCACCTGAACGCGATCTACGTGTCGTTCAATCACGAACCGAACGCGCAGATCGACGCCGGGAAGGGAAAGCCGGCACAGTTCGTCGCCGCCTGGCGCCACGTGTACCAACTGGCGGCCCACGCACACCTGAACGCCCGGAGCGGCGGCCACCTGCACTGGGTGTGGATCCTCACCGCGAGCGGCTTCCATCAGGACAGCGTCGCCAACAGTTTCTGGCCCGGCGCCCCGTACGTGGACGTGGTCGGGGCCGACGGCTACGTGTCCGGCGGCTGCACGAAGCAGCAGAGCGGCAACTACGCCGACCCGGCCAGGACCGCCACGAAACCCGACGCCATCTTCGGCCCGGCACTGACCTGGAGCACCACCCACGCCGAAGGCAAGCCGGTATTCGTCCCGGAGTGGGGCAGCGTCCCTTTCACCCACCCCGACGTCCGGCCCTCGTACATCAACGCCATGACCGAGTACGTGGTCGCCCACCCGCAGATCGGCGCCGTCATGTACTGGAACGACCACGCCCACAAAGACTCCTGCGACTACGCCCTCGACAAGGACCCTGCTTCGCAGCGCGCCCTCGCCGCCATGGGCGCCGACGCCCACTTCCGAGCACACCCCTGA
- the sodN gene encoding superoxide dismutase, Ni, with the protein MLSRLFAPKVRVSAHCDLPCGVYDPAQARIEAESVKAVQEKYQANEDADFRARAILIKEQRAELAKHHVSVLWSDYFKPPHFEKYPQLHQLVNDTLKALSAAKASNDPKTGEKALELIAEIDKIFWETKKA; encoded by the coding sequence ATGCTTTCCCGCCTGTTCGCCCCCAAGGTCAGGGTCAGCGCGCACTGCGACCTGCCCTGCGGCGTGTACGACCCGGCCCAGGCCCGCATCGAGGCCGAGTCGGTCAAGGCCGTCCAGGAGAAGTACCAGGCCAACGAGGACGCGGACTTCCGCGCCCGCGCCATCCTGATCAAGGAGCAGCGCGCCGAGCTGGCCAAGCACCACGTCTCGGTGCTGTGGAGCGACTACTTCAAGCCCCCGCACTTCGAGAAGTACCCGCAGCTCCACCAGCTGGTCAACGACACCCTCAAGGCCCTCAGCGCCGCCAAGGCTTCCAACGACCCGAAGACGGGCGAGAAGGCCCTGGAGCTCATCGCCGAGATCGACAAGATCTTCTGGGAGACGAAGAAGGCTTGA